A genomic stretch from Erigeron canadensis isolate Cc75 chromosome 9, C_canadensis_v1, whole genome shotgun sequence includes:
- the LOC122583810 gene encoding uncharacterized protein LOC122583810 isoform X3, whose product MSGGEVKKVSPQDLQLVQHLIERCLQLYMTQKEAVSTLQYQAKIEPSFTELVWQKLEEENQDFFKAYHLRLILKDQILKFNKLLQTQAELMSQLSTASGPASVPISNGSHAPLYNTGQAMKPDNMHQSTVSKLPSGLTNGGPSAHPFMQSGAGMSGLPRRDDVSPNPLMAQNPNMGLMQGMDTEGMNKSKSGYAEPSFMYNAANNALERQPAMAEVPIPSFMGEESNPKPVNESVVDLDTSSYGFLGQIPRNFSLSDLTADFSISSDILDNYSRSPFLAADTDFLNPHGNQDIQGRRH is encoded by the exons ATGTCTGGTGGAGAGGTTAAAAAAGTTTCACCTCAAGATTTACAACTG GTACAACATCTTATAGAACGGTGTCTTCAGCTTTACATGACCCAAAAGGAAGCTGTTAGTACACTACAATATCAAGCAAAAATAGAACCTAGTTTTACTGAACTCG TTTGGCAGAAGcttgaagaagaaaatcaagATTTTTTCAAGGCTTATCACCTGAGATTGATTTTGAAGGACCAGATACTGAAGTTCAATAAATTGCTTCAGACGCAAGCTGAACTGATGAGTCAGTTATCCACTGCTTCTGGACCAGCTTCAGTTCCTATCTCTAATGGATCTCATGCTCCTCTAT ATAATACAGGACAAGCTATGAAGCCAGATAACATGCATCAGTCTACGGTTTCTAAGTTGCCTAGTGGACTCACTAATGGTGGACCATCTGCCCACCCATTCATGCAATCCGGTGCTGGTATGTCTGGTTTACCCAGAAGGGATGACGTTTCACCAAACCCACTAATGGCCCAAAATCCAAATATGGGACTTATGCAAGGAATGGATACCGAAGGCATGAATAAATCAAAATCTGGTTATGCAGAACCCTCTTTTATGTACAATGCTGCAAACAATGCACTAGAACGGCAACCTGCTATGGCAGAGGTACCTATTCCTTCTTTTATGGGAGAAGAATCCAATCCGAAACCCGTGAATGAATCAGTAGTTGACCTGGATACATCGTCATATGGATTTTTAGGACAGATACCTAGAAATTTTAGTCTGTCAGATTTGACGGCAGACTTCTCTATAAGTTcag ATATACTCGACAACTATTCTAGG